The sequence below is a genomic window from Lolium perenne isolate Kyuss_39 chromosome 4, Kyuss_2.0, whole genome shotgun sequence.
AATTGTAATGCTACATAGAAAAAAAACACAAGCGAGGAGCGTGTTGAACGAGCGGAGACTGATTGAAGAGATTCTTCAGgaaaaccacaatacaagaattcTTTGCATATCTCTGTGCTAGACCTGGTGGAATAGTCGTAATAAAGTAAAAAATGCCGATGGAAAACCACACCTATGACCAATTACTGGCGCATTTGAGGAGATCAGCACTTGAGTTCCAGGACTTCTTTAGCAGACCCGTTGGAACTAAACTGACGGTGGTGGATTACTGGAAGCCCCCAAGCTCGGATGTGCTAAAGATCAACATCGGTGGTAGCTTCAAGGCTGAAGAGGGAAAGGGAGGCTGGGACTTCGTTATCAGAGAGTCAGATGGTGATGTTGTGGCTCCGGTGCAGGCAGAGTGGAGTATGCTCAAGATGCTCTACAAACCAAAGCTGAAGCTTGTATTGATGCATTGTCATATGCTCAGCAGCGGGACACGCACAAAATACAGGAAAATTGCTTGTTCATGCAGTTAAGTCGAAGGAGTATGATATTACCCAAATGGGGTGTTGTCCGGTGAAATCAAGGCTTTAGTATGCTTAAATTTTTATTTGTTTTCGATTTCATATTACTGTAGGGCTTGTAATACTGTTGCTGATGCTTTAGCGAAATTTGGAGCGAAGTGTtgcgaagtgtatatgtggattagctctttccatcagttcggacttttgattcAAGTGGCTATTGCATGAagattaacatggtatcagagccccaggtctcgagttcaaatcctggttttcgcaattaagcctaaaaattgttgttgcccccctctttagccaccgctgatgccctgttttggtgtgctcttcttctttcacgtgttgactttctcttctcccgtcacacgcgagtgggggtgttgtgaagtgtatatgtggattgcctagccctttccatcagttcgaacttttagttcaagtggctagtgcatgaagcttaacacgaAGATGGTCTCGGAACCCTAAGCCGTATGGTTGGGCCATGTACCCACCTTTGCCCAGTCTCTGGTTGCCGACGATTTTGCTACGCACGTTTGGTAATGAAAAATTGCTTTCCATGAAAACAATAATCTACCTCTGTCTATAAAAAGTATCGCAAACATTTTTAGTGGTTACTagtaaatttgcccgtgcgttgttACGGGTCTATTTTTGCTTAATATTTTTTTAGTCGATCAAAAATTTTAAATGGTCAAAAATAATGTATGTCTTTCTTGCCCTCAGAAACATGTGATCTTTTTCCCCTTTGTCGTCTACCTGACATGGTTGAGGGTGCCCATCTCGCCGTTGACATTGATGTCTTCTAAACCCTCAACTTTATGAAGTTGACCACTTCGTCCAAGATGAGCCCGTAGTTGTCACTGGCCCAGCCACCATCATTAGATTTGAAATTTAATCGATATTTGCTTATCAGGcgcatttttgtgtgaatctttCTCTGAGAAATTGGTCATGGTATGGCTGTGATGGTTATTGTATCATCGCCAAGTGATGGTGAAACCTTTCACCTAGCCTCTTTACGGCGAACAGTTTTACCCGATCGCTGATTGTGGCTACGCTTTATGCCTCGAACATCGTTCTTGTCGGCATGATTGATACATGTGCAGACGAAGTTTCGGAAATATCAGCAAAACAGTTCGCGTAGAGGGACTTGAGTCCTTTTTATATAATTCTTTTGGCTTACCACGAGTAAAGTAAATTGCTAATAAATTAATCTCGCCTTAGAGGCAAGTACTGTGTAAGATGGTCACATCCGCAGTAGCATAGAATTTTCGAAAAAAGACACATGGGACGAAAATTTGCATTATAGATTAGAGTGATAATTAAATGTAAGATCAAATTTAATCATCTTTGCCTTTTCTGATTAAAGCGATGTGTCATGTTTAGTTTATTAGCTAACTACATGCTTAGGCATGTAAATTTTCCACCACATTTTTCTTATCCTCGCATAACTGTTCTTACGTATTTTTTCCCCTTCAAATTGATATGCAGAGCATGCGCAGCATCGCTGTTGTGGTGATCTCCGCCGGCTGAAAGTTTCACAGAAATCAATTAACTCGATCTATCAATATCTCACCCGCTCTCTTCTATTTCGTTTCCGCAGAGATTGAAACTGACCCAAGGAGCGGCATGGATGGGTGCATGGCCAGTTCTTCCCATCGATCGATCAGGAAGTTCTGCTTAGTGAAGAGAACGCAGGGTGAGCTGGGCAAGAAAGAGACCCACGGAGAGCACGCTGCGCGGGTCGCCGGGGGCGCGGCACACACCAGCGACCTCTCCAGGACAGCTGCACGGTCTCCACCCTCCGCAGCGGCGTCGAGGAGTTGTGATGAGAGCACCGCGAGCCGTTCATGAGCGGGATCGGCCGCGATCCATCGAACTGGTCGCGCAACAACGGGGTGGTCGCAGGAGAGGAAGTACTCTTCGAAGCGCGATAGAGAAATCGCCGGGTTGATCGCCGCCCCGTTTGCAGGGTGAGCCTCAGATCCATCGACCGCACATCGTGTTTGAGCTGTAGGAAATCACCAAAATCCCCAATCCCCAATCCCCAATCCCAGCCGCCATGGTCTGCTGAGAGTGAGCAACGGGGAGCGATGCGGTGGTAGGTCATTGGTATGTTAGGGTGTGTTTGGATTGCTACCAAATCATACCCTACCAATTTTTTGGTCATGACCAAAAGATTGGTTGTTGGTCATGACCAAAAGATTGGTTGTTGTTTGGATAGTTGCCAATTTTTTGGTTTGCCAATGTTCCACTACCAATTCTAGTTCAATTTTTTAGTCAATGTTGGCCAACTTATGGGCAAGGAATAGCTCAACCAAAATATTGGCTAGCCAAAATTTTGGTGGGGCAATCTTGGAcacaaaccaaacacacccttagtcGATCTGTGCTGGTAACATCCAGCCGGCGCCGTGAACCCTGCGACCAAATCTACCGGGAGAGACAACCGCGAGAGCAAGGTCAATCGAGTGTCTGGTTCTAGAGAAGAGTGTGTATGCTGCAGCGGAGGAGGTCGGTTTGGTGCCTGCAGCGTACCAGCTGATGGAGTTCCACCTCCCGCGCTACTCTAGCGACGCGATGGGACAACGACGGGGAGGGGTGAGGCAAGCGGTGGGGATGTTTGGAGATGTGTCGGGCATGAAAGGGGATCTCAATTCTGATGCGGGCTCGGACGGGATGGCGCAAAAATAACCCTCGAAGTCTTTCCACTTGCCGGTGGCAGTGGGAGTAATTTCCGTCAAATCCAGGGGCTATTAAAAATGGatgaacaagaagccttattttttttattattaggtatattagatatctaaatttagacaaatctctaaaatctttttttgagaaaaaagTGGGATGTCCGATTACTTGGGGAGCACCTACTCTCCGCCTTAAGCGGGAGCGAGCGCTCGCTCCGCCTGAAGTGTCTCCCCCTGGGCCGCTCCAAAACTGGGCCCAACAAAAGGTATTgtttctctcttcttttttttctctttcagtttagatctttcaaaatgtttaaattcaaaaaatgttcaaataaaaaaaatcaaaaaccaaaaatgttcgaattaaaaaatgttcgaatctcaaaaaaatcaaaatttaAAAGTTCGAATTTAAAAATGTTTGAATCTCAAAAAGTTCGAAATTCAAAAATTTTCAAATATTAAAAATGTTCAGATCTAAAaaagttcaaattttgaaatgttCAAAGAATTTATTTCGAACAAAAATTATATTTGAACAAAACCAGCACAGCAAAAAACCATAAAAGAAACCATCCAAAACCAAAAAAACATGAGAAACcctgaaaaaaaaacaaaaaaaagggaaAATCAACCTAAgcgctaatgggccggcccacccagTCCGTCGCTTGAGCGGGAGCGAATCGCTCCCGCAATAAGGGCAACTCCAACCGGGCGactcaaacggacgcgctgggccgtccggtttgggccgtttgggtggccgagcggacacgcggacagcggcccgcgtccgcgtgtccgtttgggtcgcacgctgcgcccaacgcggcgacccaaaaaGACACCACGTGGTTCGTCTTCAACGCGCGGCtctgcgccatggcaggcctcgacgggacatCAACGGCGGGCGGGAGAACGCGCGGGAAAGTTCCCGCGCGCACCAACGTTCCCGCACGCGCGAAAAGCCCTttggcgcgcgctcgcgcccaagtttcccgccaggCCGCCGGCTATAGAAGACGGCGGCGGCCAGAGACCGCACCACACCCTCTCCGCCGTCCTCTccccctccaccttctccggcgccatgccgcgcaccctgcagtccacgtgggccaagctctccctcgccgcccgggctaggttcccgcggacggaggaggaggagcgcgcggacgcgcggtgggtcgccgacgacgacGCGCTCGCGCCGcgaggcggcggcgaagaaggaagcggacgcggagatggtggaggcggccgcggacgggcggcacgagaccgcggacgggccggtacgaggccgcggccgccgcggaggaggagCCCGTGAACGAGGAGGACCTCACGCTGGCCaacatcaacgccgccatcgaggagcgtctcgccgacctcacgcgcgtgacgaaggagcacgaggcgACCTGCCGGGCCGGTCGCCGCCGACTAGGCGACCTCCTCGGGCAGAAGAACGAGCTGCacgctatgcgagcagcccgccacctcatccagatgcccttgcccgagcggcgcgcccgggaggatgctgtgtcggcggagcgcggccgaCAAGAGCGCATGTGGTGGTGGGACGGGAACCACGAGGCCCAGGCCGCCGGCCGCGTCCGCCTGGAGGCGCGCACCGCTGTGGAACGCGTCGCCCTGCAGGAGCTGGAGCTATGCGGGAAGCGGGTGGTGCCGCGtcaggaggcggagcgcgagcgcgctCGAGGCGCGCGagcggaaaggaggaggatgaagacctCCGCCACGCCGCCCAGCTCATAAGCTGGAATCGgatcctcacgcgtacaggccgcccgcatcgagtgaaatccacggccccggCAGCGAGCCGACGCGCGAGCGGAAAGGAGGAGGCTGAAGTCCTCCGCCgcaccggcgaggccgccggccccgtacgtattGGGACAGAAGTAGTAGGCTAAAAAAAATTGTAATGGTTATTTTCCAATGAAAAAAACGTTTCTATtttcggcgtccgcggccacgcatactcaccccagatttgggccggatttgggtcgtcccggacgccgcgaccatccattttagggatgggtccgcgcgctcgGTCCACGTTTTTGTCCAGCTCGACTCATCCGGATCGTGCGGTGCggtttgggtcgcccggttggagattccCGGCGAATAGGGTTCGGGGATTACTTGCCAGGCAGAGCCGGAGCATGGATGGGAACAAAGCACCCTGTCCGTATTTTTAGGTGCGTCCCTTTCGATTTCCTTTCTCCAAGGCCACAAATAATCATAATCTTTCGTCTCCAACGCCCAATGCTTCTCCACCGATGGACCTCTGTAGCAACCCCGCCGCCAACCTCACCGACGACCTAATTATCGAGATCCTCTCTCTGCTCCCAGCCAAATCGCTCTGCCGCTTCAAGTGCGTCTCCCGCCACTGGCGCGGCCTCATCTCCGACCCCGCCCACCGCAAGAGGTTCCCCCAGACCCTCTCCGGCTTCTTCTTCAACCGCATCGGGCACTCGGGCGTGGCTCCCTCTTTCGCCGGCTTCTCGGGGAACCAGCAAGACCAGCCCTTTTCCGATCCAGCGCTGTCCTTCTCACGCGGCTACAAGCATACCGTTCTCAAGGACCACTGCAATGGTCTTCTCCTCTGCAACTGCTCGCATGAGTATCCGCCAGAAGAGTTCGATCGAGTTGTGTACAATCCCGCCACCGAGAAATGGCGAGTAGTCCCCGGGTACATGGATCGCAAGGTGCCAGTGCACCTGTGTTTCGATCCGGCCGTCTCCTCGCACTTCCACCTGGTTGCGCTGCTGCAGGAAGATCGGGTTGGATGCATCACTGGTTTGGAGATCTACTCGTCCCAGACCGGAGAGTGGAGCCAGAGGGAAACTGGTTGGGATGATGAAACTCAGAAGATAGCTTCTGCATCAGGAAGTGTCTTTCTCAATGGCATGCTGAATTTGGTCACTGATGATCCTGCGGTAGTGGCCGTGGACATGGAGGGGAAGACATGGAGGACTATCCCTATCCGATCGCTGAAGAACGTGGTTGCTGAAATCTTTGCTTTTGGGAGTGATGGTTTTATTTCTCAAACTCAGGGACGCCTTTGTTATGTCAGTTACACTAGGAAAAGGTATCCATCCAATCTATCTGTCTGGATCCTGGAGGACTATTGCCGCGGTGAATGGGTCTTTAAGTACAGCATCACCCCTTGTTCTTCTCAGCTTTCCACGAAGAAAGATTTCATTTTTCAGGACTACAATGTGATTGCTGTTCATCCAGAGTGTTCACTGGTTTTCCTTTTCCTCAAGAGTGAGAATGCGCTGGTTTCGTATGACAAGGATCGTGGTGAAGTTTCTGTTATCCGCAATCTTGAATATGATTTCTGCGGGCCATATCTTCCATATGTACCCTTGTTCTCTGAGTCACCGGCTGATCAGAACTAGAAGTGGTGTATACCCTACAAAGTTTGAAGTGAAGATGCCCATTTACTACATTGGATGAGAGTGAAGCTCGGGTCGTGCGCTTGTTAACAAATTGAGGCATGAGACCTTGGTAAATCTGCTTGATCATTTGACACTTTCTGTAAGCTTGTTGATGTACTCTGGCTTGTTCTAGGAAATATTGATTAGTCAAGAAGACtgcaaaaatatgatttttaaagATATATGTTTATCTGATTCTACTCTTTTGCTTGTTTATACTGTTCCTAAATATTTGCCTGCACCTacgatacttgtgatccatgtgaGAGTACACGTTTCTTGTGCTTTCAGGAGGAGATTACACATGGATTTTCTCTTTCTTCTTTTATTCTATCGCTCAGTTGGAAAATGCATGGTGCACTGCCTGATTTTCTATCTGGTTGAGCGCAAACATAAAGCTTTGCACCATTCATTGCAAATGTGAATAGTTGAAGTTGATTTTGACAGATATACTGCTGGAAGTTTCCATCAGAGGCCAAAATTCTCATTCGCCTTGGAACAGGTAATCAAGGATATCACAGTTCGGTTGTAAATAGATACGCTTATTATTTGTTCTCTCTATTTACTCTCTGAAAACAGTACCCTGGTACTACAAGGGTGAACAAGTTTCACGCCCATACTGCTTAAGTTAAGGTGATCGCACATTCATGCTCCACTGTTTATCCTTCATGTACATCCTAGATCCTACATTCTTAAATAGGATAAATGCATCCGACGTTGGCAGCGTCATGTTCTGATGAGTATTAGGAGCTATTCTCAGGAAGGAAATTAATGCTAGTTCAGTTCTGCACAAGCTCGAGTGAGTGATCCTTGTATCTTCGCCATCTGAGTAGGTAAATATTTCGGGGCTTTGGATGTAACAGTAGTCAGGATGTCCTCCGAAAACTCAAAATTGTGCTCGGGCTTCAGGGTCCTTTCTTTTGAAGCTTCAAAATTTCGAATTCAAACATTCCAAAAAATATCCTGAAGCAAATAGGTGGACGTAGTCAATGTTGTATCCTATCCTTAAAATCCCTTTCTAGTAAGGATGAGCGTGGGAGGTGCTAACGTTTAATTAGAATCCCTTTTTAGTAAGGATGAGTGTGGGAATGACTTTGGAGAAGGTCAAATCCGCTTGGGCTCCAGTGCTCCATGGTGCACGCCTACTGTTGATAATTAGTTTATGCTGACATTATCATTGTGAGGGTGTTCATGAAGACGGTATATGTGGAGGCTATGAATTCGATGGACCCCCCGAGACAACAATGTCAGTATGATTTATCCTAGGCCCCTGAGAATGGTAATAGCCCTACCTCTGCTTGTATGTGAATATGGATGTAAAGATTACATAATACAACGACTAGATTTGACCTACAAAGTTAGGTCTTGATAATGGCGACCTTATTATGTTTAAAAAAACGAGACCCATGGGCGAGCACCCATGGCATATTCTTATAGGGGAGCTATGAGCAGCAAACCGCGGTGTCTGAGACTTGAACCCGGGTTGCTAGGTAGAGCACACTCCTGCTTCAGCTAGCAATATGACCCTCTGGTCAGGCTCACCTTACTATGTTTCCATGATGGGTTGAAATTTCATTGAGGGTTCGAGGATCCTTTATATAAAGGCACTTTCTCCGGATCCAAACGAACAAGGAAAAAAAGTCTCATTTGATGCTTCCCTAACATATGAGTGTGTTGAGCGTTTAAGAACAGGTCAGGCTCCAACAGAGTGCCCAAACCTATTTAAACTTTTTTTTAGAACCACCAGGATTTTGCATAACAACAGTATTACAATCATCTCCGACCATCGGTTCAGAGGTTACAGGAATAGACTTCAACCAAAAACCTACAGTGTTGCTTAATctatcaggaaggattcctagtaatgaatgtacctgagatgtggttgtaggagtattggttgtatctatcatagagatgtgcTCATCAGATGATTCTCCAAGCCTCGCGCAAGGGCCTTCTCTTGCACCCCCTTGTCGATGACCTCCCTTGCCCCATCCTCCAATATGCCGATGACACTCTTATCATTATTCGGGCTATCCCTGAGCATGTGGCAAATCTCAAAGCTGTTCTCGATAATTTCTCTGCGGCCGCTGGTCTCGCCATCAATTTCCACAAAAGCACCTTCGTTCCCATCAAGACCGACAAAACCATAGCCCTCTCCATGGCCCACGCCTTTGGGTGCCCCGTTTCCTCTTTCCCCCAGACCTATCTTGGTCTTCCCTCTCTACCTATAAACTTAGACCCTTAGACCTTGCCCCCATTATTCAGAAAAGTGACATGCGCCTTTCGGGGTGATGCGACCGGTGTCTGCCCATTGGAGGACGCATGGTCCTTGTAAATTCCGTTCTAACGGCCATGCTTGCTCACGCCATGGCCGCTGGGCTCCTCCCCGCTGGGGTTATTGAGGCTATCGACAAGCGTTGTCGGGCTTTCCTCTGGACTGGAGAAGAAACCTGCCATGGAGGCAAGTGCAAGGTTGCCTGGAAAGACGTATGTGTTCCAAAAGACCGTGGGGGGTTGGGCGTTCTCTCCATCCACTCTCAAAACTCTGCCCTCCTAACAAAATTCCTCACCAAGCTCCACTCCGACAACACTGCCCCCTGGGCCTCCTAGTTCCGCCGTAGGTACGGCTGGAATGGCACCAGAGATCTTGGGGACTACCATTACCTAGACACCCCCGTTTGGAAGGACATTGCGGTCGGGCTTAGTACCTTCCGTGCCATTACCAAGGTCTTCGTTGCCAATGGAGTTTCGACCGCCTTCTGGGCTGACCTTTTGTTTGGCGATACCCCTCTTCAGGACCGGTTCCCAGACCTTTTCTCCCACTCCACCAGCCCTAATATCAATGTTGCCACTGCTCTGGCACCCGACTTGCGCGACACCCTTAGACCGCGCCTCTCGTTGGCTGCGGAGACCGACCTCCGTACCCTTGCCAGCGAGCTTTGTTCAGTGGCCCTGCGACATGATTCCCCGGACACCCGTTGGGACCGCCTCACCAACAAAAAACTCTCGAACAAAAGTGTCTATACCAACTCTTTCAGGCATCTGCAAATCGAGGAGGTTGCGGGAAAGGTTTGGAGGAGTGCTGCCCCCCTCAAGTGCAAAGTCTTCTGCTGGCTCGCCTGGAAGAAACGTCTCCCCACCAACGAGCGGTGTTTCCGACACCAACTCTGCAACACTGCTGCCTGCCTTTCCTGCTTCCAACATGAAGACACGCACCACCTACTGCTGACGTGCCCCTAGGCTCGCGAAGTTTGGAAATCCTTCTTCCCAGGCTTCGACactggggggggcgcgcccccctccaacCTCACCGACCTCCGACCTCTGGATGACGCGATGCAGACTCTACGAGGAAACCACCATCTGCACCGCCATCGCCTGGAACATCTGGAAGAGAAGAAACACCCGAACCTTCAATGGCGTCATTGAAGACATTGCTGTGGTTTTCCGTAGGTGCATTGAGGACATTAGACTTTGGGCCCACCGCTGTAACAccccctctccctccctctctcttaATAATTGGTGTAATGGGTTCGAGCCGCCTTGAATCTTTCTAGATCTCCTGTTCCTCTCTTCCCTCTAAAAATTTGTAATGATCCCATGTACTATCGCTGTTATTAAGTTGTTCAGGCTGGCGTAAGCCCGCCGTAGCCCCGGTCAAAAAAATAACCTTGATAAGTCTTGAAGATTCCCGTTTGGAGGAGATTTTCAGACCACTCCTCCTTGGGATCCAACTATCACGCCAAATCCTAACACTTGATCCATGTCCAATGCACCATAAAACTCCCTGTTTTAGGAGCTCCAATCCATGCTCGATTCCCCTCCATCCTGGAGACGCATCTCCTTTGAAAACATTGTCCAGTAGGTTTCCCTCTAGGATAGTAGATGGCTCTTAATAGTTTTGCATAGAGACCTTCAGGTTTATTTAGTATTCTCCATGCTTTCCTAGCAAGCAAGGCCTGATTAAAGAGCATTATTGTATCTCTAAAGCCTACCCCTAAAATACATTTGGGTTTTGTAAGATTTTCCCACGCTGACCAATGCACCTTCCTATgttcatcatcttctccacaccaAAATTATCTTGTCATTTTCATGTGACCATGGAACCTAGCCGGTAGTTTAAAAAGCCCCATAATATAGCTTTGACTCTCCCTTCAATGGTGGGAAACCCCAGATATTTTTCCTCAAAGGTACTCTGACAGAACGTGTTTGATATCTATTTGTAATTGTGCAGAGCACTGGCTGCTGAAGAGAATTGAACCTTTATTTGGGCTAATGAGCTGGCCTGTTCCTCTTTCAAATTTTGTATGGCTGACTTGATAACAAGCGCTTGCTCGGCATTTGTCTGCAAGAAGAGGAGACTGTCATCGCAAAAAGAAGGTGGATATCCCATAAGCTCTTCTGCAAATTTTCATTTCTCTCCTACTGATTGCATCTTGGAGGGCTGTAGTGAGACCTTCAGCAACAAAGAGGAAAAGATAGGGGTAGAGAGGGTCTTCCTGTCTTAGTCCTCTAGTGGGGATAACAAGGTCAGAAAGCTCGCTGTTAACTTTCACTTGATATAAGGTTGACGTTAAACTCCCGCATGCCTAACACATCCTCGTGCGATCACCTTGTTCGAGATACCCATGTTCTCTCGTTGTCTGATTACAAAAATAATAAGAAAATAAAATACGAGAGTTTGACAGACCTTGCGAGTACAAAGCAGGGCAGTGCAAGGCATAAGTATAAGTAATATACTAAGAATGTTGAGGCCTATCTCTGGATTAACATGGCGCAGTCACGTGGATATACCTCCCGTTGTTTCTTTTATGTGTGCACTTTTGGGTCTTGGTAGCGTTTTTGTGTAGCCGAGAGTTTGTTTTCCTACGAACATGTGAGCAGTGTGGGCTCGCTTGGTATGATACGGGTGTGCCCATAGCTGCAACATGCTTGGATAGGGGTGAACCAGTTCTGTTTAAATTGTCGGATGTTGGAGCTTTGTGGGTCGGTCAAAGCGGCGCTGGTGACTGTGTCCCCACGCGTGGGCTGTTTATGGCCCGATGCGTGCTACCTCTCCCAGTCTTTCTCATTATTTTTTGTATGTACTGGTGGAGAGGCTGCTCAGAGAAGAGGAGGCGGCAGATTCAAGTGGAGAGCGGTCAAGATCGGTGGCTCATGGAGATGCGACGCCGTGGGGATCGAGGAGGGTGACATGGAGCGCGGTTGCCAGCACAATTTTCCTCCTTGATCTGCGTCAGCTTGGGGAAGTGCGGAGCAACATGGAGAGGCGGTGACCATTCTTCTTCGACGGTAACGATTTGCCCCGCGACCAGCACGACAGGACGCTGCCTAGTATCACTAACTAATGTAGGAACAATTGTTTTGATAGAACCCAAAAGGTGCCTTCATTATACTGATTGACTCTTAAAAGGAGGTTAGACTGGATGTTTATAATCCTGTATTCAAGTCACAAAAATCCAATCCATACAAATTTGGGTAGCATCGTTGCTTTGGTTTCAAAGTCAATAAAAAAATAACATGGTAACAAAGGGAAACCCGGCTCACTTTTTGTGGAAAGGAAAGATCTTCATTTGGGCGGCTTTCGCTCAATCCGTGGCTATAGTTATAAGACAAATCACATTGATAATATACATAAAACAATACATATGGCGAAGTCAATGCATCGCTTCGTATCCCGGTCATCCTCTTATGTGCTTGCACTTCTGCGAAGCATTGGAATCTTTAAAACTTCATAAACACTAAAAGTTGCTATTAACTCCCTACAGCTACTTTTAATTCAAAAACCACATTTGAAACCTCAAAAAAGATAAAACGAGTTCTTATTTTTCAGATCAACAAAAATACTCCGTAACATTTTGTGTGGCCCAAAATATATGTATGTTTTATCGAAACTCTGCAAATATTGGAGGTGTAGGCCACCCAGCAAGCAA
It includes:
- the LOC127326133 gene encoding F-box protein At5g07610-like → MDLCSNPAANLTDDLIIEILSLLPAKSLCRFKCVSRHWRGLISDPAHRKRFPQTLSGFFFNRIGHSGVAPSFAGFSGNQQDQPFSDPALSFSRGYKHTVLKDHCNGLLLCNCSHEYPPEEFDRVVYNPATEKWRVVPGYMDRKVPVHLCFDPAVSSHFHLVALLQEDRVGCITGLEIYSSQTGEWSQRETGWDDETQKIASASGSVFLNGMLNLVTDDPAVVAVDMEGKTWRTIPIRSLKNVVAEIFAFGSDGFISQTQGRLCYVSYTRKRYPSNLSVWILEDYCRGEWVFKYSITPCSSQLSTKKDFIFQDYNVIAVHPECSLVFLFLKSENALVSYDKDRGEVSVIRNLEYDFCGPYLPYVPLFSESPADQN
- the LOC139839302 gene encoding uncharacterized protein, coding for MAAGLLPAGVIEAIDKRCRAFLWTGEETCHGGKCKVAWKDFRRRYGWNGTRDLGDYHYLDTPVWKDIAVGLSTFRAITKVFVANGVSTAFWADLLFGDTPLQDRFPDLFSHSTSPNINVATALAPDLRDTLRPRLSLAAETDLRTLASELCSVALRHDSPDTRWDRLTNKKLSNKSVYTNSFRHLQIEEVAGKVWRSAAPLKCKVFCWLAWKKRLPTNERCFRHQLCNTAACLSCFQHEDTHHLLLTCP